A window of Aerococcus urinae contains these coding sequences:
- a CDS encoding sensor histidine kinase, translated as MPAKRRLRIFTELLFETIAVTALLVIGYFGMVFVFITLTDYFMPLVAQENPYWLLFFPRFQRYFVLGFTAFYLMAGLMILIWRVYRRNRTIQLGFILDELHYISKGNYNHKISTKHMNSMEPVVSSINRLVDSTVKAMEEERRIEESKDELIANMSHDIRTPLTSVIGYLGLIENKQIDDPEKIQEYVHIAYDKALQMQKMVEDLFEYTKIQNINTKINTQKTNVVRLLEQLSAEFELQADEVGRRIEVDSSGQEDIWVEMDPETIVRLFSNLITNAIKYGGEGDYILLRVIPQKQSTRFEVIDDGNEISQEALENLFQRFYRVDPSRTTKGSGLGLAIAQTIVNLHHGKIWAESDHGQTRFIFVLPNQQPLDKKKEADKHEDSD; from the coding sequence ATGCCCGCTAAAAGACGCTTACGTATTTTTACGGAATTACTATTTGAAACCATCGCCGTGACAGCCCTACTGGTGATCGGTTATTTTGGGATGGTCTTTGTTTTTATTACCCTGACCGACTATTTCATGCCTCTTGTGGCCCAGGAGAACCCCTATTGGTTGCTCTTCTTTCCCCGCTTCCAACGCTATTTTGTCCTCGGTTTTACCGCTTTTTACCTGATGGCGGGTCTGATGATTTTAATTTGGCGGGTCTATCGACGCAACCGCACCATCCAATTGGGCTTTATCCTCGATGAACTCCACTATATCTCTAAGGGTAATTACAACCATAAAATTTCTACCAAGCATATGAACAGTATGGAACCCGTGGTCTCTTCCATTAACCGCTTGGTCGATTCGACGGTGAAGGCTATGGAGGAGGAACGCCGGATTGAGGAATCCAAAGACGAATTGATCGCCAATATGAGTCACGACATCCGCACTCCCCTGACCTCGGTGATTGGTTACTTGGGACTAATTGAAAATAAGCAAATCGATGATCCCGAGAAGATCCAAGAATATGTCCACATCGCCTATGATAAGGCCTTGCAGATGCAGAAAATGGTGGAGGACCTCTTTGAGTATACCAAGATTCAAAATATCAATACTAAGATCAATACCCAAAAGACCAATGTGGTCCGCCTTTTAGAACAATTAAGTGCCGAGTTTGAACTCCAGGCCGATGAGGTTGGCCGGCGGATTGAGGTGGATAGCTCGGGACAAGAGGACATTTGGGTCGAAATGGACCCCGAAACCATTGTCCGTCTTTTCTCCAACCTGATTACTAACGCTATTAAATATGGTGGGGAGGGCGACTATATTCTCCTAAGAGTGATTCCGCAAAAGCAAAGCACCCGCTTTGAAGTGATCGACGACGGGAACGAAATTTCCCAGGAAGCTTTGGAGAATCTTTTCCAACGTTTTTACCGGGTGGACCCCTCTCGAACCACCAAGGGGAGTGGCCTTGGGCTCGCTATTGCCCAAACCATTGTTAATTTGCACCATGGCAAGATTTGGGCGGAATCCGACCATGGACAAACCCGCTTTATTTTCGTCCTACCTAACCAACAACCCCTTGATAAGAAGAAGGAGGCTGATAAGCATGAAGACAGTGACTAA
- a CDS encoding response regulator transcription factor, whose protein sequence is MKLLIVDDDKEIVELLTIYSSNEGYDVIQAYDGDEALKRISENPDIALIILDIMMPGKDGLTVVKELRGREVDVPILLLSAKSADMDKISGLTTGADDYVTKPFNPLEVMARVKSLLRRSGASDQGSGDTIEIGPLIIHKNSHEVKTIDGEDIQLTALEFGILYLLASHPNEVFSADQIFERVWQQESVVSAKTVMVHVSHLRDKIETATGGDKVISTVWGVGYKISEQ, encoded by the coding sequence GTGAAATTATTGATCGTTGATGACGACAAGGAAATTGTTGAATTACTGACTATTTATTCCAGCAATGAAGGCTATGATGTGATCCAAGCTTATGACGGGGATGAAGCTTTGAAACGGATTAGTGAAAACCCCGATATTGCTTTAATTATTTTAGATATTATGATGCCCGGTAAGGACGGCTTGACCGTGGTCAAGGAGTTAAGGGGTCGGGAGGTCGATGTGCCGATTCTTTTATTGAGCGCTAAATCCGCTGATATGGATAAGATTTCCGGTTTAACCACGGGGGCTGATGACTATGTCACCAAGCCTTTTAACCCCTTAGAAGTGATGGCCCGGGTCAAGTCGCTCTTACGCCGATCGGGAGCTAGTGACCAAGGTAGCGGCGATACCATTGAAATTGGCCCCTTGATCATCCATAAGAACTCCCATGAAGTGAAAACCATTGACGGGGAAGATATCCAGTTAACCGCTCTCGAATTTGGCATCCTCTATCTCTTGGCTTCTCATCCTAATGAAGTCTTTTCAGCCGATCAAATCTTTGAACGGGTCTGGCAACAAGAATCCGTGGTCTCCGCCAAGACGGTCATGGTCCATGTTAGCCACCTCCGCGACAAAATCGAAACCGCAACCGGCGGCGACAAAGTCATCTCCACCGTCTGGGGAGTCGGCTATAAGATTAGTGAACAATAA
- a CDS encoding TVP38/TMEM64 family protein has protein sequence MSTPKDCHPKPVTPKPSCPKEDKSAQLSDDKKQENALRSDSNKGQNLARETRSLKRARLANQVFNLVGILGVILTIWLIYAAYQRGLFSSQENLEAFLRGFGGWAPWLFILIQIVQTVIPVIPGGLTCPAGAAIFGVWYGFLLNFIGIMIGSVIDFWLARRYGRHLVMALIGPKSYNKYIHYLNTKTFDRIFIFGMFFPVSPADALCLLAGLSNMTFKRFFLFLSLGKPFTLFIYTYGLLYLSSWIGQLLGL, from the coding sequence ATGTCCACACCCAAGGATTGTCATCCTAAGCCAGTCACCCCCAAGCCCTCTTGTCCCAAAGAAGATAAGTCAGCCCAACTAAGCGATGATAAAAAGCAAGAGAATGCCTTGCGATCTGACTCCAATAAAGGCCAAAACTTGGCCCGGGAGACTCGGTCGCTTAAGCGGGCCCGACTGGCCAACCAGGTCTTTAACTTGGTTGGGATTTTAGGGGTCATCCTAACTATCTGGCTGATCTACGCCGCCTACCAAAGAGGGCTTTTTTCCTCCCAAGAAAACTTAGAGGCCTTTTTGCGTGGCTTTGGCGGTTGGGCCCCTTGGCTCTTTATCCTGATTCAAATTGTCCAAACCGTTATCCCGGTCATCCCCGGAGGCTTGACCTGTCCGGCTGGAGCTGCGATTTTTGGGGTCTGGTACGGTTTTCTCTTAAACTTTATCGGGATTATGATCGGCAGCGTGATTGACTTCTGGTTGGCCCGTCGCTACGGTCGCCACCTGGTCATGGCCTTAATCGGGCCCAAGTCCTATAACAAATACATTCATTATCTCAACACCAAGACCTTTGACCGGATCTTTATCTTTGGCATGTTCTTTCCGGTCTCCCCGGCTGATGCCCTCTGCCTCTTAGCCGGTCTCTCCAACATGACCTTTAAACGGTTCTTCCTCTTCTTATCTTTAGGAAAACCCTTTACCTTATTTATCTATACTTACGGCCTCCTCTACTTGTCCAGCTGGATCGGCCAGCTACTGGGGCTCTAA
- a CDS encoding glycosyltransferase family 4 protein yields the protein MQSLSINMFSKAESKAGQGVGSAYRELVNTLVKHYPNDLALTYNAFKTSDISHYHTINFPFYLSTFLKRRRGIRLGYVHFLPETLRGSIHLPGWIQTLFDKYLIAFYRRMDHLVVVNPVFIDKLVQDYHFDPKKLSYIPNFVSTDTFYPQTTEEKAAFRQTLGRSSNDFVVLGVGQIQGRKGIDDFIQLGVDHPEICFYWVGGFTFGKLSDDHDRYQEALKHLPPNVHFTGVVDRADMVKYYNLADLFLLPSYSELFPMSILEAFACHTPVMLRDLDLYQDILGGYYIPCADRAAMGKKISQLAQDPQSLKSYQDKAQAASHYYSEDRVAQIWLSFYRDLVRKHEKNTHQLTQPEK from the coding sequence ATGCAGTCTTTATCGATTAACATGTTCTCAAAAGCCGAAAGTAAAGCCGGCCAAGGCGTGGGCTCTGCCTACCGGGAATTGGTCAACACCCTGGTCAAGCACTACCCCAACGACCTGGCACTCACTTATAATGCCTTTAAAACTAGCGACATCTCCCACTACCATACCATTAATTTTCCCTTCTATTTATCGACTTTCCTAAAGCGTCGCCGCGGGATCCGCTTGGGCTATGTCCATTTTCTCCCTGAGACCTTGCGGGGGTCTATCCACCTCCCTGGCTGGATCCAGACCCTCTTCGATAAGTATCTAATCGCCTTCTACCGGCGGATGGATCACTTAGTGGTCGTTAATCCTGTCTTTATCGATAAGTTGGTCCAAGACTACCACTTTGACCCGAAAAAACTCTCCTATATCCCCAACTTTGTTTCAACCGATACTTTCTATCCGCAAACTACCGAAGAAAAAGCAGCCTTCCGCCAAACACTGGGCCGCAGTTCAAATGACTTTGTGGTTTTGGGAGTAGGCCAGATCCAAGGCCGCAAGGGGATCGACGACTTTATCCAGTTAGGCGTCGACCACCCAGAGATTTGTTTTTACTGGGTGGGTGGCTTTACTTTTGGAAAGTTGAGTGATGACCATGATCGCTACCAGGAAGCTCTCAAACACCTGCCGCCTAATGTTCACTTTACCGGGGTAGTGGACCGGGCCGACATGGTCAAGTATTACAACCTGGCCGACCTCTTCCTTCTACCCAGTTACAGCGAGCTCTTTCCCATGAGTATTCTAGAAGCCTTCGCCTGTCACACCCCGGTCATGCTGCGGGACTTGGACCTCTACCAGGATATTTTAGGCGGCTACTATATTCCTTGTGCTGACCGAGCAGCCATGGGGAAAAAGATCAGCCAACTGGCCCAAGATCCCCAAAGTCTCAAAAGCTACCAAGACAAGGCCCAAGCCGCCTCCCACTACTACAGTGAGGACCGGGTTGCTCAAATCTGGCTCAGCTTCTACCGGGATCTGGTTAGAAAACATGAAAAAAATACCCACCAGCTGACCCAGCCGGAGAAATAA
- a CDS encoding lipid II:glycine glycyltransferase FemX → MTQYHSVQLSDADHNHFVENHPNGDLLQLTDWAKAKEFTGWYSKNVAVADEAGQVQAVANIQFKKLKGTPLTFAYASRGFVVDYDNHDAVAAISQAAVKAAKEEHAVYLKIDPDLEREGNEETLKLLETLGFRHTGFKDGMSEQYIQPRQTMYTPIDQSDEDLLNSYEAKTRNLVRKAMKSGLEVFEGSREGLDVFHRLMEETGKRDGFATRDISYFEALYDNLHPQGHLYYFMIKLMPDKMEEEARQELALIEKDREKVEARRDSKKKNNQLKELATRQEKQEKLIADADDLRKDHPKGLPLSAAILCFCGKKAYYLYAASSNHYRKLSPNYQLQYDLMRFARDKGATTYDFGGVSVDPDEDSPYRGLWVFKRMWGTKVSDKIGEFDYVLIPGLYQLMTYAIPRVRHFMKGFRNKEDNE, encoded by the coding sequence ATGACTCAATACCATAGCGTCCAATTAAGTGATGCGGACCACAACCACTTCGTTGAAAACCATCCCAATGGTGACTTATTACAGCTAACCGACTGGGCTAAGGCCAAAGAATTTACCGGCTGGTACTCCAAAAACGTTGCCGTGGCCGATGAAGCAGGCCAAGTTCAAGCGGTCGCTAACATTCAATTCAAGAAACTCAAAGGCACTCCCCTAACTTTTGCCTATGCCTCCCGGGGTTTTGTGGTCGACTATGACAACCATGACGCCGTGGCGGCCATCAGCCAAGCTGCGGTAAAAGCTGCCAAAGAAGAACACGCCGTCTACCTCAAGATCGACCCTGACCTGGAAAGAGAAGGTAATGAAGAGACCCTCAAACTCTTAGAGACCCTGGGCTTTCGCCATACCGGTTTTAAAGATGGGATGAGCGAACAGTATATCCAACCCCGCCAAACCATGTACACCCCCATCGACCAATCCGACGAAGACTTACTAAATTCCTACGAAGCCAAGACCAGAAACCTGGTCCGTAAGGCCATGAAGTCAGGACTAGAAGTCTTTGAAGGGAGTCGGGAGGGATTGGATGTCTTCCACCGTCTAATGGAAGAAACTGGAAAACGGGACGGTTTCGCCACCCGGGATATTTCCTACTTTGAAGCCCTTTACGACAACCTCCATCCCCAAGGCCACTTATATTACTTCATGATTAAGTTAATGCCGGACAAAATGGAGGAAGAAGCCCGTCAGGAACTGGCCCTGATCGAAAAAGACCGGGAAAAGGTGGAAGCCCGCCGCGATAGCAAGAAGAAAAACAACCAATTGAAAGAACTGGCTACCCGGCAAGAAAAACAAGAAAAACTCATTGCCGATGCGGACGACTTACGTAAGGACCATCCTAAGGGCCTGCCCCTGTCAGCTGCCATTCTCTGCTTCTGTGGCAAGAAGGCTTATTATCTCTACGCGGCTTCTTCCAACCACTACCGCAAGCTCAGCCCTAACTACCAACTCCAATACGACCTCATGCGCTTTGCCCGTGATAAGGGAGCGACCACCTATGACTTTGGTGGGGTCAGCGTTGATCCGGATGAAGATTCTCCCTACCGGGGACTTTGGGTCTTCAAACGCATGTGGGGGACCAAGGTCTCTGATAAAATCGGTGAATTTGACTATGTCCTCATCCCTGGCCTCTACCAATTGATGACCTACGCCATCCCGAGAGTCCGCCACTTCATGAAAGGCTTCCGTAACAAGGAAGACAATGAATAG
- a CDS encoding muramidase family protein, with translation MKARNQKMNQYNQWLSLASLSLLSAAALQVADAPTVLAEANPASASNGWVQEGQSFKTLDEAMNYGSQHADWSKYKQYRVNYAGPNRFVLKWELKDAPTPGKVSEPASQAGQSSEKPVETTKPAENTAVNGSYTVQAGDSLWRISKKHGVSIQDLMTWNKLGANYMLHPGDKLVVQAPAKAERPSEKPTESEKPVESTTSKASYTVQSGDSLWRISHKYGVSIQDLMTWNKLGSDYMLHPGDKLVVQAPAKAERPSEKPAEDEKPTQTTKPAESPSSSYTVQSGDSLWRISNKYGVSIQDLMTWNKLGTNYMLHPGDKLVVKAPAKAETPAEKPNAEKPTETTKPAESTGSSSSYTVQSGDSLWRISKKYFVSIQDLMTWNKLGANYMLHPGDKLVVKAPAKADTPSEKPSKAETTKPAPTSVVKDGWVEEDQSFKTVDEAMTYGSQHADWSKYKQYRVDSDGSGRYVLKWKLRTPQASPKKQSQAVKVNTKHGFVREPRRFSSIQEALNYGNSVFNWRKYKMFYVNYAGPNSYILDWELREK, from the coding sequence ATGAAAGCAAGAAATCAAAAAATGAATCAATATAATCAATGGCTCAGCCTGGCATCACTGTCCTTATTGTCGGCGGCAGCTTTACAAGTGGCAGATGCACCAACAGTCTTAGCAGAAGCTAACCCAGCTAGTGCATCTAATGGTTGGGTTCAAGAAGGGCAAAGCTTCAAAACCCTAGACGAAGCCATGAACTATGGCAGTCAACATGCGGATTGGTCGAAGTATAAACAATACCGGGTCAATTACGCCGGCCCTAACCGCTTCGTCCTCAAATGGGAATTGAAAGACGCTCCAACACCGGGCAAGGTAAGTGAACCGGCTAGCCAAGCTGGTCAAAGTAGTGAAAAACCAGTAGAGACTACAAAACCTGCTGAGAATACAGCAGTGAATGGTTCTTACACGGTTCAAGCGGGCGACTCGCTCTGGAGAATCAGTAAGAAGCATGGGGTAAGTATCCAAGACTTAATGACTTGGAATAAGTTAGGTGCTAACTACATGCTTCACCCAGGCGACAAATTAGTGGTTCAAGCGCCTGCCAAAGCAGAAAGGCCAAGTGAAAAACCAACTGAGTCTGAAAAACCAGTTGAAAGTACAACTTCTAAGGCGTCTTACACCGTGCAATCCGGAGACTCGCTCTGGAGAATTAGCCATAAGTATGGGGTAAGCATCCAAGACCTCATGACCTGGAATAAGCTAGGCTCTGACTATATGCTTCATCCAGGCGATAAGTTAGTGGTTCAAGCCCCCGCTAAAGCGGAAAGGCCAAGTGAGAAACCCGCTGAAGACGAAAAACCAACCCAAACGACCAAGCCAGCTGAAAGTCCAAGCAGCTCCTACACGGTCCAATCCGGCGATTCACTCTGGAGAATTAGCAACAAGTACGGCGTAAGTATCCAAGACTTAATGACTTGGAACAAGTTGGGTACTAACTATATGTTACATCCTGGCGACAAGTTAGTGGTCAAAGCGCCTGCCAAAGCAGAAACACCAGCAGAAAAGCCAAATGCTGAGAAACCAACCGAAACGACCAAACCTGCTGAAAGCACAGGTTCAAGCAGCTCCTATACCGTTCAATCGGGCGATTCCCTCTGGAGAATCAGTAAGAAGTACTTCGTAAGTATCCAAGACCTGATGACTTGGAACAAGCTAGGCGCTAACTACATGCTTCATCCCGGTGATAAACTAGTGGTCAAAGCCCCTGCCAAAGCTGACACCCCAAGCGAAAAGCCAAGCAAAGCAGAAACCACTAAGCCAGCGCCAACAAGTGTAGTCAAAGACGGTTGGGTCGAAGAAGACCAAAGCTTTAAGACGGTTGACGAGGCCATGACTTACGGCAGTCAACATGCTGACTGGTCCAAGTACAAACAATACCGGGTAGATAGTGATGGTTCTGGCCGCTATGTGCTGAAATGGAAATTAAGAACTCCCCAAGCAAGTCCTAAGAAACAATCACAAGCAGTTAAGGTTAACACCAAGCACGGCTTCGTCCGTGAACCCCGTCGTTTCAGTTCCATCCAAGAAGCGCTTAACTATGGTAACAGTGTCTTCAATTGGCGCAAGTACAAGATGTTCTATGTCAATTACGCCGGACCAAATAGCTATATTTTAGACTGGGAATTGAGAGAAAAATAG
- the ppc gene encoding phosphoenolpyruvate carboxylase: MVKEEVNVLKEILDETTHKIVGDQVFEKIQGLVDLSMKEDYKQLEKVVAQLSNEEMVVVSRYFSILPLLINISEDVDFAYEINYQNNTNQDYLGKLSLTIDRVSQSDQAKEILEQVNVVPVLTAHPTQVQRKTILELTNQLHQLLRKYHDVKAGVVNRDKWYTDLRRYIEIIMQTDIIREKKLTVRNEITNVTAYYNNSLIRAITKLSRQYRHLAAQKGILLDQAKPITMGMWIGGDRDGNPYVTAETLMLSATTQSEVILNYYIDKVYKLYRNFSLSTTLVDISPAMKALAAKSNDQSIYRENEPYRRAFHYIQAKLTQNLAEVKNGLKRDDQAATPSYQNAEAFKADLLIIKDSLLANGEDALLTGDFNELLEAIDIFGFFLATIDMRQDSSVNEACVAELLKSAKIVDDYSSLSEEEKVKVLLKELLEDPRPLSSAHSEKSELLEKELKIFRTARFLKDQLGDQVIKQHIISHTESVSDMFELAIMLKEVGLVAPKQARVQIVPLFETIEDLENAQGIMEEFLSYDLVKNWIKGNHGYQEVMLGYSDSNKDGGYLSSVWTLYKVQQELTQLGEDHGIKITFIHGRGGTVGRGGGPSYEAVTSQPFGSIKDRIRLTEQGEIIENKYGNQDVAYYNLEMLVSAAISRIVPSPVANKTEVEDFYQDMDDIVHYSNGVYRHLVFDTPEFYDYFFEATPIKEVSSLNIGSRPAARKTITEITGLRAIPWVFSWSQTRIMFPGWYGVGSAFKHFIDQEEGNLEKLQAMYQSWPFFHSLLSNVDMVLSKSNMNIAEQYAQLAENEAVRAVFTTIRDEWQLTKEVLLAIEKHDDFLATNPSLRASLDYRLPYFNVLNYIQIELIKRLRHNELDEDYEKLIHTTINGIATGLRNSG, encoded by the coding sequence ATGGTCAAGGAAGAAGTCAATGTCTTAAAAGAAATTCTTGACGAAACCACCCATAAGATAGTGGGTGACCAAGTCTTTGAGAAGATCCAAGGCCTGGTTGACCTCTCCATGAAAGAAGACTACAAGCAACTGGAAAAGGTTGTCGCCCAGCTCAGCAACGAAGAAATGGTGGTGGTTTCCCGTTATTTTTCGATTTTGCCGCTACTGATTAATATTTCCGAAGATGTCGATTTCGCTTATGAAATCAACTATCAAAATAATACCAATCAAGATTATCTGGGCAAACTCTCGCTGACTATTGATCGGGTGAGCCAAAGTGACCAGGCCAAGGAGATCTTAGAACAGGTCAATGTGGTGCCTGTCCTCACCGCCCACCCTACCCAGGTCCAACGCAAGACGATTCTGGAATTGACCAACCAACTCCACCAACTCCTGCGCAAGTACCATGACGTGAAGGCTGGCGTGGTTAACCGCGACAAATGGTATACCGACCTGCGCCGCTATATTGAAATTATTATGCAGACGGATATTATCCGGGAAAAGAAGCTCACCGTCCGTAATGAAATCACCAATGTGACCGCCTACTATAACAATTCCCTGATCCGAGCCATTACCAAGTTAAGCCGGCAATACCGCCACTTAGCAGCTCAAAAGGGAATCCTACTTGACCAAGCCAAACCCATTACCATGGGCATGTGGATTGGGGGCGACCGGGATGGTAACCCTTATGTGACTGCCGAAACCCTGATGCTTTCCGCTACCACCCAAAGTGAAGTCATCCTCAACTACTATATTGACAAGGTCTATAAACTCTACCGCAACTTCTCCCTGTCCACCACTCTGGTAGACATTAGTCCCGCCATGAAAGCCCTGGCCGCTAAGTCCAATGACCAGTCGATTTACCGGGAGAACGAACCCTACCGACGGGCCTTCCATTATATCCAAGCCAAGCTCACTCAGAATTTAGCAGAAGTGAAAAACGGCCTGAAAAGAGACGACCAAGCCGCCACTCCAAGCTACCAAAACGCGGAAGCATTTAAGGCCGACCTCTTAATTATCAAGGACTCCTTACTGGCTAATGGGGAAGACGCCCTCTTAACCGGAGATTTCAATGAATTACTGGAAGCCATCGACATTTTTGGTTTCTTCCTGGCTACCATCGACATGCGCCAAGATTCTAGCGTCAATGAAGCCTGTGTAGCGGAATTGTTGAAGTCAGCTAAGATTGTCGACGACTATTCATCCCTCTCGGAAGAAGAAAAAGTCAAAGTCCTCCTCAAGGAATTGCTGGAAGACCCTAGACCCTTGTCTTCTGCCCATAGTGAGAAATCCGAACTCTTAGAAAAAGAATTAAAAATCTTTAGAACCGCCCGTTTCTTAAAAGACCAACTGGGCGACCAAGTGATCAAGCAACATATCATCTCCCATACTGAGAGTGTCTCAGATATGTTCGAACTCGCCATCATGCTCAAAGAAGTCGGCCTAGTGGCTCCTAAACAAGCCCGGGTCCAAATCGTGCCCCTCTTTGAGACCATCGAAGACTTGGAAAACGCCCAAGGGATCATGGAAGAATTCCTCAGTTATGACCTGGTCAAAAATTGGATCAAAGGTAACCATGGCTACCAAGAAGTCATGCTGGGTTACTCCGACTCCAACAAGGACGGCGGCTACCTATCTTCCGTTTGGACCCTTTACAAGGTCCAACAAGAACTGACCCAACTCGGCGAAGACCACGGGATTAAGATTACCTTTATCCATGGTCGGGGCGGGACTGTCGGCCGTGGGGGCGGTCCTTCCTATGAAGCGGTCACTTCCCAACCCTTTGGCTCTATCAAGGACCGGATCCGTCTGACCGAACAAGGAGAAATTATTGAGAATAAGTACGGCAACCAAGATGTAGCCTACTATAACCTGGAAATGTTAGTCTCGGCCGCCATTAGTCGAATTGTGCCAAGTCCAGTCGCTAATAAGACTGAGGTGGAAGATTTCTACCAAGATATGGATGACATTGTCCACTATTCCAATGGGGTTTACCGCCACTTAGTCTTTGATACGCCGGAATTCTATGATTATTTCTTTGAAGCCACACCGATTAAGGAAGTGTCAAGTTTGAACATCGGGTCGCGTCCCGCTGCCCGTAAAACCATCACGGAAATCACCGGACTCCGGGCTATTCCTTGGGTCTTCTCCTGGTCCCAAACCCGGATCATGTTCCCGGGCTGGTACGGGGTCGGTTCCGCCTTCAAGCACTTTATCGACCAAGAGGAAGGCAACCTGGAAAAACTCCAAGCCATGTATCAAAGCTGGCCTTTCTTCCATTCCTTACTCTCTAATGTCGACATGGTCTTATCCAAGTCCAACATGAATATCGCTGAGCAATACGCTCAATTGGCAGAGAATGAAGCGGTCCGTGCCGTCTTCACCACCATCCGCGATGAATGGCAACTCACCAAAGAAGTTCTCCTAGCCATTGAAAAGCATGACGACTTCCTGGCTACCAACCCTTCCTTAAGGGCCAGCCTGGACTATCGTTTACCTTACTTCAATGTTTTGAACTACATTCAAATTGAATTGATCAAACGCCTCCGTCATAATGAATTGGATGAAGACTACGAAAAACTCATCCATACCACCATTAACGGGATTGCCACCGGTTTACGTAACTCCGGTTGA
- a CDS encoding DUF1129 domain-containing protein yields MFNQDKKTDQAAERQAQLDQYEAENKTLYPQLTKRNKEFVFQFEKAIKDKDLRGRNKTEVLHEILTTLVETQASGQTAQQLYGQPYQYAEELEKRPTAKELAPAPFWMHWVEGALFVGGLFSIIAGLSALLSNNQSSSATAFGPAALVVNFVMGGLAMAVLNQYSPDMNQEKGKRGIGRYILLSVLVVGLWMLILVGALAVLPPSWNGALPPFAYLVIGALAFLARWWFQGQFMGKN; encoded by the coding sequence GTGTTTAATCAAGATAAAAAAACGGACCAAGCAGCTGAACGCCAGGCTCAACTTGACCAATATGAGGCTGAAAATAAGACTCTCTATCCCCAATTAACCAAGCGTAATAAGGAATTTGTCTTCCAATTTGAAAAAGCTATTAAGGATAAGGACTTACGCGGCCGCAACAAGACCGAAGTCCTCCATGAGATCTTAACCACCTTGGTGGAGACTCAAGCGAGTGGCCAAACCGCCCAACAGCTCTATGGGCAACCCTACCAATACGCTGAAGAATTGGAAAAACGTCCAACTGCTAAGGAATTAGCCCCTGCGCCTTTCTGGATGCATTGGGTGGAAGGGGCCCTCTTTGTGGGTGGACTCTTCTCTATTATTGCCGGCTTGTCGGCCCTCTTATCCAATAACCAATCCAGCTCAGCGACCGCCTTTGGACCGGCTGCCTTGGTGGTTAACTTTGTTATGGGGGGACTGGCTATGGCGGTTTTAAACCAATACAGTCCTGACATGAACCAAGAAAAGGGCAAACGCGGCATTGGTCGCTACATCTTACTCTCCGTTTTGGTGGTCGGCTTGTGGATGCTTATCCTGGTCGGCGCTCTAGCTGTCCTACCGCCATCCTGGAACGGAGCCTTGCCACCTTTCGCCTATCTGGTCATCGGTGCCCTAGCCTTCCTTGCCCGCTGGTGGTTCCAAGGACAATTTATGGGGAAAAATTAA